AATGTTGAGATTATCGCGACATGAAAGTCCTGCTCGTAGAAGACGAACCCACCATCGTAGAAACCGTGTCCCTGAAGCTTCGCCGCGAAGGGTACACGGTTTTTTCGTGCCCGACCGCCGAGGAAGGCATGCGGATTCATCGCCAGGTGAAACCCGACTTGCTGCTGCTGGATGCCATGCTTCCGCAGCGCAGCGGCTTTGAACTGTGCCGCGCCATCCGCAAAGAGAGCCAGGTGCCGATCATTTTTCTCACCGCGCGGGCCAGCGATTCCGACCGCGTGACGGGCCTGGAAATGGGCGCCGACGACTATATCACCAAGCCATTTAATCTGGCCGAGCTCGCGGCCCGCGTGAAGGCCGTGCTGCGGCGCACGAATTCGGACAAGCCCGTGGACGCCGTCGAAAGCGGCAACCTGCGCCTGGATCCGAGCCGACACGAGGCCATGATGGATGGCAAGCCGCTGGACCTTTCGCCGAAGGAGTTTCAGCTGCTCTACTTTCTAATGCGCTATCCCGGCCAGGTGTTTGGTCGCGACACGCTTCTCGACCGCGTGTGGGGTCAGGACGCCTTTGTGAGTCCGCGAACCGTGGACGTGCACGTGCGGTGGTTGCGGCAACGCATCGAGCCGGATGCCGCCAATCCGGTGCGGATCATTACGATTCGTGGCGTCGGCTACCGATTTACCGCCTAAGGCTGGCTATACTGCGAACATGAATCGTCGCGAATTCCTTGTCGCCTCGGCCGCCATCCCCGCCCTTGCCCAGGCCACGCCGACCTTGGCCGCGCCCAAGCGAGCGTTGCGTATTGCGCACCTGACGGATATTCATGTGCAGCCCGAACGCAAGGCGCAACAGGGTTTGGAGGCGTGTTTGGCGCACGCGCAATCGCTCAAGGACAAGCCAAACTTGGTGATGACCGGCGGCGATTTGGTGATGGACAGCCTGGGCGCGGACCCCGCCCGCCTGAAGCAGCAGTGGGATATTTTCACCTCGGTGTTTCGGCAAAATTGTAGCCTGCCGGTGGAGCACTGCCTGGGCAACCACGATGTGTGGGGCTGGAACGACATTGGCAAATATGGCAACGAGCCCAAGTTTGGCAAGGCCTACGCGCAAGACCGTCTGGAACTCGCCCAGCCCTATCGCAGTTTCGACCGCGCGGGATGGCATTTTGTGGTGCTCGACAGCACTCACCGCAAGACCGAGGGCAATGGCTACACCGCGCGGTTGGACGACGAGCAGTTTGCCTGGCTAGCCGACGACCTCGCCAAAACCCCGAAGACGACGCCGATTTTCGTGCTCAGCCACATCCCAATTTTGGCGGTGTGCAGCATGTTCGATGGTGAGAACGAAAAGACCGGCAACTGGGTGATCCCCGGCGCTTGGATGCATATTGACGCGCGCCGCATTAAGGACCTCTTCGCCAAGCATCCGAACGTGAAACTGTGCGTGAGCGGCCACGAGCACCTGCACGACCAGATTCTTTACAACGGCGTGACCTATGTGTGCGCGGGCGCGGTTTGCGGCGGCTGGTGGGGCGGCGACTACTACGAATGCACCTACGGCTACTCGGTGATCGACCTGTTCCGGGACGGCACGTTCCGGCACGAGTACATGAAGTACGGCTGGAAAACGCAGGCCTGATGAATTGCCTCGCCGCCGCCAATAATCTTCGGCGGTGGGGTATAACCCTATCGACGTTGCCGCATAGCTCAGTTGGTAGAGCAGCTGACTGTTAATCAGCGGGTCACAGGTTCGAGTCCTGTTGCGGCAGCCATTTTCATTTCGGTTGCGATCTTTTCCAAACCTAGAGATTGCAGCACTGTTGTGCTCGGGAACGCCAAATCGTTCGCGCATGCTTAAGTTGGTCTCGTATACCCTGGTGATTCTCCAGAGGCACACTTGCCAGTAGAAGGCGTTAAGTCGGTTGCAAGCAGTAATTCTTTAACTTGATAGCAACACGATCATTTCTTTTGGGCCGCAACATCACGCAGTTACTTGGATTCTGCCTTCCTAATCTTCTCCGCGAGATCGCGCCACTTCCCGCGATGCAGCGTGTAGTTCGCCGTCACCCGCACGTCGCTGTTACTGAAGTCGAAAATCTGCCCCGCGTGATCGCCTTCGCGGATGATCACGGTGTAAAAGGTATCCATCTCAAGCCCGTAATCTTTCACGAGCCAAACGTTCCCGCGACCGAGCGGAGTTTCAACATCCAAGTACGAATGTGGTTCGTAAATCAGCACATTAGTCTCTTCGTCAAACCGAGCCCCAACGGAACAGGCGTCAAAGATTTCTTATGCAAACCTCAGAAATTCTGAAACCCCGCCGCGATTCCCGGACGATCAACAAAAACGATGGAGGTAAACATGAAGAAAACTCTGACCATAGCGTGCATCTTTCTCTCGTCGCTGGGCATGATCGCCTGTAACGACACCGCCCAAGGCATGGCCGAGGACACCAAGGAAAATGTCGCGGCCGTGGAAAAAGCCGGCGAAAAGGCCGCCGAAAATGTGGGCGAAGCCGCCGCCGATGTCTCGGCAACCAGCCTGACGGCGCGTATCAAAACGGCGCTGATCGCGAACCCAATCACCAACGAAGATGGCCTGCTCATCAATGTGGAATCCGATGCCGACAAGGTGACCCTGGAGGGTCACGTGATGACCGAAAAGCAGAAGATGACGGCCGGCGACCTGGCCATGGAAGTGCTGAAAGACACGAAGTCTTCGCACACGTTCCAAAACAACCTGGTCATCAAGAAGTAACATCCTTTCGATGTCCACCGAAACTGTGCCCGCGCGCGGCTCCCTGTTTATGAATGCCGGGAGTCGCCGCGGGCAGCAGTGGTGTGAACCCGCCATCGCCGCGCTCCGCGCAACCGGGTTCGAACTCATCGAAAGCAAGACCTGCCAAAAGGTGGATCAGCTGAAG
The window above is part of the Chthonomonas sp. genome. Proteins encoded here:
- a CDS encoding metallophosphoesterase gives rise to the protein MNRREFLVASAAIPALAQATPTLAAPKRALRIAHLTDIHVQPERKAQQGLEACLAHAQSLKDKPNLVMTGGDLVMDSLGADPARLKQQWDIFTSVFRQNCSLPVEHCLGNHDVWGWNDIGKYGNEPKFGKAYAQDRLELAQPYRSFDRAGWHFVVLDSTHRKTEGNGYTARLDDEQFAWLADDLAKTPKTTPIFVLSHIPILAVCSMFDGENEKTGNWVIPGAWMHIDARRIKDLFAKHPNVKLCVSGHEHLHDQILYNGVTYVCAGAVCGGWWGGDYYECTYGYSVIDLFRDGTFRHEYMKYGWKTQA
- a CDS encoding BON domain-containing protein gives rise to the protein MKKTLTIACIFLSSLGMIACNDTAQGMAEDTKENVAAVEKAGEKAAENVGEAAADVSATSLTARIKTALIANPITNEDGLLINVESDADKVTLEGHVMTEKQKMTAGDLAMEVLKDTKSSHTFQNNLVIKK
- a CDS encoding response regulator transcription factor is translated as MKVLLVEDEPTIVETVSLKLRREGYTVFSCPTAEEGMRIHRQVKPDLLLLDAMLPQRSGFELCRAIRKESQVPIIFLTARASDSDRVTGLEMGADDYITKPFNLAELAARVKAVLRRTNSDKPVDAVESGNLRLDPSRHEAMMDGKPLDLSPKEFQLLYFLMRYPGQVFGRDTLLDRVWGQDAFVSPRTVDVHVRWLRQRIEPDAANPVRIITIRGVGYRFTA